Proteins from a single region of Budorcas taxicolor isolate Tak-1 chromosome 7, Takin1.1, whole genome shotgun sequence:
- the FBXL12 gene encoding F-box/LRR-repeat protein 12 isoform X2: MRPKVMWHLLRRYMASRLHSLRMGGYLFSGSQAPQLSPALMRALGQKCPNLKRLCLHVANLSMVPITSLPCTLRTLELHSCEISMAWLHKEQDPTVLPLLECIVLDRVPAFRDEHLQGLTRFRALRSLVLGGTYRVTETGLDMGLQELNYLQRLEVLGCTLSADSTLLAISRHLRDVRKIRLTVRGLSAPGLSVLEGMPALESLCLLGPLVTPEMPSPQEILASCLTMPKLRVLELQGLGWEGQEAERILSKGLPHCMVIVRALPKESMDWWM, encoded by the coding sequence ATGCGGCCCAAAGTCATGTGGCACCTCCTCCGCCGGTACATGGCATCCAGGCTCCATTCCCTGCGGATGGGTGGCTACCTGTTCTCAGGCTCCCAGGCTCCCCAGCTGTCCCCTGCCCTGATGAGGGCCCTGGGTCAGAAGTGCCCCAACCTCAAGCGCCTCTGCCTGCATGTGGCCAACCTGAGCATGGTGCCCATCACCAGCCTGCCCTGCACCCTGAGGACCCTGGAGCTGCATAGCTGTGAGATCTCCATGGCCTGGCTCCATAAAGAGCAGGACCCCACGGTGCTGCCCCTGCTCGAGTGCATCGTGCTGGACCGCGTCCCCGCCTTCCGTGACGAGCACCTGCAGGGCCTCACACGTTTCCGTGCCCTGCGCTCGCTAGTGCTGGGCGGCACCTACCGGGTGACTGAGACCGGGCTGGATATGGGCCTGCAGGAGCTGAACTACCTGCAGAGGCTGGAGGTGCTGGGCTGTACCCTCTCAGCCGACAGCACCCTCCTGGCCATCAGCCGCCACCTCCGAGACGTGCGGAAGATACGGCTGACTGTTCGGGGCCTCTCGGCCCCTGGCCTCTCTGTCCTGGAGGGCATGCCAGCCCTGGAGAGTCTGTGCCTGCTGGGGCCACTTGTCACCCCGGAAATGCCTTCTCCGCAGGAGATCCTCGCCTCCTGCCTCACCATGCCCAAGCTCAGGGTCCTTGAGctgcaggggctgggctgggaaggtcaGGAGGCGGAGAGGATCCTGTCTAAGGGGCTACCCCACTGTATGGTCATTGTCAGGGCCTTGCCCAAAGAGTCCATGGACTGGTGGATGTGA